TTTCAAACTCAGCTATCACCTCACGAATGATATGAATGGACTGTGATTCTAAATATTCTAGATAAGATATATTGAACATAATCTTCTCTTTCAAAATAAAAGAGAAGATTATATCAAATTTTACTAAATTGAGCTATCAAAGTATCTGTTGCGCCTAATGATGCTAAAGTTTGCTCATAAGCATTTTGCAAGATAGGATTATCTATAAAATTTCCCCAATGCTTTTGCCCTGCAGGAAGTCCATTTGCTAACCAATATAAAGTATTTGACAATGGATATCTTTGAACACATTTAACAAATTCCACTCTTAATCCTGCTTTTTCGCCTAATTTTTTTAAAGTATGTGGACTGTACAAAAATATATGCGGACTCCAATAAGTAAATTCACTAAAGGCTTTATTTTTATAAATAGTTAGCAAAGCATCATTCGCATTAGGAACTTCTACTATCATCTTTCCATTGTCTTTTAACTTGGAAGATAATTTTTTTAAAATACTAATAGGATCTTGCAAATGCTCTACTACATGGAATGCTGTTATAACATCATATCCCTCCCCTATCAATTTTAAATCAACTTCATCTAAATTTCTATATAAATTAATATTATTATTTTTATAAATTTCTTCAACTTGTTGCTCGATTTCCACTCCAGAAGCACTTCTAACAAAAGGTTTTGCTTGTATTAAAAAACCAGCATATCCACTTCCAAAATCTAAAATATCTTTCCCGACTATAGAATTTAAAATAAACTCTAATCTTGATTTATTGGGAAGATATGTATCGTTAATAAAATCTGTTCTTTGTGTAAGTTGATAAACAGATAAATCATGCATATTTCCATTAGCATAAAAACCATCATCAATATCTTGAGAATCTAAAAATACTAGACCACAATCACAACATTCTAAAATTTTAATATCTTTATTATCTCTAACTTTACCCTCTCTTTGAAAATTTTTTTCACTATTACATAAATAACATTTCATTTTCTAATCCTTTATAGTTAAATAAAATTTTTATATAACTCTTCTACATAAGGTTTTTTGCATTTGGTTTTCATTTCTACGGGAATAGTTTTCACAAACTGAATAAAATCGGTAATATTTATATCCGGATT
The nucleotide sequence above comes from Campylobacter lari. Encoded proteins:
- a CDS encoding class I SAM-dependent methyltransferase, with protein sequence MKCYLCNSEKNFQREGKVRDNKDIKILECCDCGLVFLDSQDIDDGFYANGNMHDLSVYQLTQRTDFINDTYLPNKSRLEFILNSIVGKDILDFGSGYAGFLIQAKPFVRSASGVEIEQQVEEIYKNNNINLYRNLDEVDLKLIGEGYDVITAFHVVEHLQDPISILKKLSSKLKDNGKMIVEVPNANDALLTIYKNKAFSEFTYWSPHIFLYSPHTLKKLGEKAGLRVEFVKCVQRYPLSNTLYWLANGLPAGQKHWGNFIDNPILQNAYEQTLASLGATDTLIAQFSKI